The Synechococcus sp. WH 8101 sequence CGAGACCAACGCCACGAGCAGGCAACTCAGCAGTAGCCCGCTTTTCTGAAGACGCCGCCATCGCAGCACAGGGCGGCGCGGCGACTCGCTGCGCAACCAGCTCCGCCAGAGCCGACTGAGGCGATCGAACCGAAACACAGCAGCGGGCATTCTTGGAAACGCTAGCTCTCCTGGCCGGGCATGCTGGGTTCAGGTTCCAACGTGGTGATGGCCCTGAAGCTGGATGGTCGAACGCTGGCCGCCTCAATCGAGCAGCGACTGCTGCAGGTGGTGCGTCAACACAGCGAGCGGGCCGGTCGCCCCCCGGGCCTGGCCGTGCTTCGGGTCGGCGATGACCCGGCCAGCGGGGTGTATGTGGCCAATAAAGAAAAAGCCTGCGCCCGGATCGGCATCGCCAGTTTCGGTTCCCATCTCCCGGCCGACACCAGCCAGGCGGAGGTACTGGCCACGATCGAGGCGCTCAACCGTGATGAACGCGTTGATGGCATCCTGCTCCAGCTGCCCCTGCCCCCGGGCCTGGAGGAGCGTCCGCTGATCGCCGCGATTGACCCCGACAAGGACGCCGATGGTTTGCACACCCTCAACCTCGGCCGGCTCCTCAAGGGTGAGCCGGGGCCGCGCAGTTGCACCCCCGCCGGGGTGATGGCCCTGCTTCGCAGCCATCACATCCCTCTCGAGGGCCGCCGGGCTGTGGTGGTGGGGCGCAGCATCCTGGTGGGGCAGCCCATGGCCCTGATGCTTCAGGCGGCCAATGCCACCGTCACCGTGGCCCACTCCCGCACCCGCGACCTCGCTGCTGTGACGCGGCAGGCGGAGGTGTTGGTGGTCGCCGCCGGCCAACCAAGGATGATCGGTGCCGATCATGTCGCTCCGGGTGCTGCGTTGGTGGATGTGGGCATTCATCGGTTGCCGCCGCCTGAAGGGTCGCCGGAGGGCACGAAGGCCAAGCTTTGCGGCGATGTGCGCGCCGAAGAGCTGGAGACCGTGGCTGGGGCGCTCTCGCCCGTTCCCGGCGGGGTCGGGCCGATGACCGTCACCATGTTGTTGGTCAACACGGTGGTGGCCTGGTCGCGTCGCCATGGCGTCGACCATGGCCTTGATGATCTGGTGGTGTAACCGGGGCGGTTCCAGCGGCAGATAGCGGCAGGCTCGCGTTCTGTGTCGCTGGGCCCTGGCAGACGCCTGCGGCCTGAGAGAATCCCGCCAGCGATCGATGCTCCATGACCGCCGCGGCGACCAGTTCCGACAGTGCTCCGCCGGCGGGAGCGGCTCAGGGCTTCGACTTCAACGCCTACCTGGCGGCACGAAAAGCCGAGGTGGAGACGGCTCTGGAGGCCTCTTTGCCGCCGGAAGAGCCGGAATCGCTGCGTGAGGCGATGCGCTATTCCCTGCTGGCGGGTGGCAAGCGTCTGCGGCCGATTCTCTGCCTCGCGGCTTGCGAGCTGGCCGGTGGTGATCCGGCTCTGGCCATGCCGACGGCGGTGGCGCTGGAGATGATCCACACGATGTCGCTGATCCATGACGATCTGCCCGCCATGGACGATGACGACTTGCGACGTGGTCGCCCCACCAACCACAAGGTGTATGGCGAGGCGGTGGCGATTCTCGCCGGTGATGCCCTGCTCACCAGGGCCTTTGAAATGGTGGCGCTGCGCAGCCCTGGGGTGCCAGCCGAGCGGCTGTTGAAGGTCGTGGCTGAGCTCTCCCTTGTGTCCGGTGCGCCCGGCCTGGTCGGGGGCCAGGTGGTGGATCTGGAGTGCGAGGGCAAGCAGGTCGACCTCGAGACCCTGGAATACATCCATCTCCACAAGACCGGGGCCCTGCTGCGCGCCTGTGTGATCACCGGCGCCCTGATCGC is a genomic window containing:
- the folD gene encoding bifunctional methylenetetrahydrofolate dehydrogenase/methenyltetrahydrofolate cyclohydrolase FolD translates to MALKLDGRTLAASIEQRLLQVVRQHSERAGRPPGLAVLRVGDDPASGVYVANKEKACARIGIASFGSHLPADTSQAEVLATIEALNRDERVDGILLQLPLPPGLEERPLIAAIDPDKDADGLHTLNLGRLLKGEPGPRSCTPAGVMALLRSHHIPLEGRRAVVVGRSILVGQPMALMLQAANATVTVAHSRTRDLAAVTRQAEVLVVAAGQPRMIGADHVAPGAALVDVGIHRLPPPEGSPEGTKAKLCGDVRAEELETVAGALSPVPGGVGPMTVTMLLVNTVVAWSRRHGVDHGLDDLVV
- the crtE gene encoding geranylgeranyl diphosphate synthase CrtE; amino-acid sequence: MTAAATSSDSAPPAGAAQGFDFNAYLAARKAEVETALEASLPPEEPESLREAMRYSLLAGGKRLRPILCLAACELAGGDPALAMPTAVALEMIHTMSLIHDDLPAMDDDDLRRGRPTNHKVYGEAVAILAGDALLTRAFEMVALRSPGVPAERLLKVVAELSLVSGAPGLVGGQVVDLECEGKQVDLETLEYIHLHKTGALLRACVITGALIAGADATRIDSLRTYARGIGLAFQIVDDILDVTASSDVLGKTAGKDLIADKTTYPKLLGLEESRQRAKALVEEAKASLAAFKPTEPAKASPLLALADYVIGRDR